The following nucleotide sequence is from Glycine max cultivar Williams 82 chromosome 9, Glycine_max_v4.0, whole genome shotgun sequence.
TTCCAATTGGAGGATTTTTCCACTTGATATTTATTTGATCAGACCCCATATTGCCAAGGTTGGTCAAACTTTTCCCCAAGCCAAAAGTGTCATAGGCCTTGATAATTTCCTTCACCCGAGTTCTAATAATTTTGCAGAGCCACTGCGCATAGGTACTTTTGTTTtggaaaataaggttgtttcgGGCTTCCCagaaattgtcaattacaacaGCAAATATAGGCTCCAATTCAcaccctttctttttccaatATTGATGTTGGAGCTCATCCACATGCCAAGACAttgggagaaaaaaataaattgatccaCCATACTCCTAGAGAGAAGTGTCCAGATCTCTTTGGCTAGAAAGCAACCCCTTAGCACATgattaatattttccttttttataaatattaatattttcctttgcaTACCTACACAAAGGACAAAGAGAGTTGTTAGATAAGTGACTTTTATAAGCTGcaaaaattttcttctttagGCACACATTCACAATTATGATGTGGAAACTAATTGGCCTCACTTTAGAACTGTATCAATTAGCTTCCAATGGCTTCTCCAGCAAAATACTATTTGTGGATCATTCTTCTATAACCTGGACGGGATATGCCAAGCATAGTCCCACAATATATgcattcaacaaaaataaaaatactgtaaaacaatattaattgaaattgaaataaaatgaagaaaacttGGGAGCCATATCAATAAGCACATTTGGCACGTGTTTTAATTCCTTGACTATAttcttgaaattgaaataaGCAATTCGTAACAAGTTTATGGCAATGCGGAAAAGTGATCAGTACCTGCAGAAAAGTTTGGAGCGTAGCATACAATGAATGCAATGCAACAAaactttaaattgatttttcaatttcCAGTGTATACAAGTGTGAAAAACATAGTTTTTACCAGAACAATCAGCAACGAGTTTATGGATGAAGATGGGTAGAGCAAATCATAATGGGTTCAAGGAAGAAGACACACACATGATTGATTGACCTGAAAGTGACAGAGTTACTCCcataattttagattttgtaattttagatttttttaattgttatactGACATGGCTAATAGCCTAAATATAATTGGGTGTCTGTGTAAAGTAGGTTTACACTGACCGTGTATACTAATTAATCTCCTAATAATAATGCTAACAGTGGAAGACGCCTATCTTCAGTTTAATACATAGCTAGTTGGTCAGCCGTGCATATCACGGAATCTTTAAGTGATTTtgggaaaatttaaatttttattataaattaataacagttcaaggatatttttgttaaatagtaAATACTAGCTGGTTGATTCAAGCCCCCGCACGggtcactctattttttttattgtatttttgtttttacacaAGGCGACAAGCTTACCTATACTGCTTGTTCAGCTGTTGCAAACTCAACATGTCCAAAGGCCTCCAAAGCCTCTATACATTAACAATTTCTCAATAATATTTGAAACATTTCTGAAGTGAGTGAAAGTGAGATGTAATCTATACGTATCAGTCTATTCCACATTGTATGACATCTATATACTTCTTGAGGACAACCAAAAAGTGATACCATCCTTGTGAAATTGCAGGTTGTCGCaatatcatcaataataaaGCTACAACCACATCCAAACACAGGGTAGCAATTTACTTCAAAAGCCAAATGGAGTAAGTAAATTCCAATGAAAATACTGGGAATgagaaaaacatttaaataaaatctagttGTCAAAATTTCACCCAAGTGTATGACACTGAAATGCTTGTTGGCAGTTCTAACTAAATTTGCACAGACTATAAAAACAAAGCACAAAAGCTTACATTTTGTGTTGCCTCTTCCGTTGCATACTCAGGATGCCCAAAGTCTCTAAACCTCCCTGCTTTATCTGTACGTTTAGACATACATTAACAACTTCTCACACTCTTCCAATCAATTTTCCCAAAATCACTTCTGAAATGAGTAAAACCTTAATAATAGCCAAGCACCTGCATCATGACatctaatttataaatatcaGCCCATTCCACATTTCACAACTTTCCACTGTTCTTGATGCAGCATTTTGTTTCAGGAAATAACATATCTATATCATCAATTTGGCATTCTACATCGCAGAAAATGCCATGTCACCAAACAACAAGCACTACCTTCCTTTCACCACTCTTTAGCACAACAACAATGTCACATTACACCTCCAAAGAAGCCATCTCGTCACGAAGGTGAAGAGCCCTAGCACTCTCCCCCTTCTTCATGTATCCATCAATCAACGCCTGGTACACACTCACATCTGGCCTCACCAAACGCCCTTTCATAATCCTCAAATACTTCTCTGCATCTTCAACCTTCCCACAACGACAAAAACACTGAACAATCGTCCCGAAAACCGACAATCCAGGACTCACACATCTGTACTCCATTTCATAATACAACTTTAAAACTTCCTGAACCTCCTCCTTTCGAGCATAACCCTGCATCAAATGAGCATAAGTAACATCATTTGGCAAAAACCCTTTCTCCAACAACACAGTCAGCATTCCATTCGCCTTCTCCACTTTCCCCTTCTCACACAGCCTCTCCACCACCTTATTAAACACCATACAAGCAGGCACAAACCCAACCCTCACCATCTCCTCAAAAAAACTCACACACTGCTCTGAATCCTCTGCGGCAGCGCAACCAACGACAATGTGCTCAAACGTCTCCCCGTAAGGCCTCAACCCCTTTCCTTGCATCTCACGCAACAAACCAATCGCCTTGCCAACTCTCCCCTCTCTGCAAAACGCTCCAATAAACAATGTGTAAACAAAAGCATTCCCCTCAAACCCTCTCTGCACCATCTCCAAATAAAATCCCCACGCATAATCCAAATCCCCAAACACAACCTTCGCGTGAACAACCAGAGAATACACAACCTTCTCATGAAGCAAATTCTTCTGCAACAGCCTCTTCAGCAAAACGACCACATCATCGCTCTCCGATTTCGCCACGCGTCCCTTCCCCAAAATCCTCAACATCAAACCGCAATTCACAATCATCGCAGGAGAACGAAAACGAGAACGAGAACAATCATTATTCCCTACAATAATCCGATCCACCGTGTCAACAATCTTCTGCAATTCACCTTCCTTGCAAATCGCATCGATCATTATTCTCAAACTCGTCGCGTTAGGGTAAGCCCTTCTCCGAATCATGAACTCGTAAACCTCCCAAACGGAACCGCCGCACTTCTCAGATCTCTGAAGCGCGTGAAGCAACACGTTGAAACTAACGACGCTGACGGAGGAGGAGAATCCACGCTCTTCTTCGACGTAACGGCAAAGGTCGAAGGCGACGTCCGTTAACTTCGCCTTCGCGTAGGTTTGAATTAAAAGGTTAACCGCAAGAAGAGCGACGGAGGTTGAAACCGCGTGATACGTGTCGAGAAGAGAAGCCGCCACCGCACGTGCGGCGCCTGGATCTGTGTTGCGAGTGGCGAGGGATTCGAGGAGTGCGCGCGAGTCGGTGAGTGAGTTTGACGTTAGTAAGAGGTTTATTGTGATGGTGTAAGAGCGAGTGGTGTGATGGAAGGTGTTGTTGTCGTTGTTGCGTTTTGCGGCCCAGTGGAAGAAGCGCAACGCGGCTTTTGCGTCGGTGAGTTGTGACAGGACGTGTTCGACCGACGAGTCGTTTAGGTGCAGGGAGCGGAACTCCTGGGTTATGCTTTCCCAGCTTCGTCCCTCTCTGAAGGACTTGCACAGTGCTGTCACCACGCTGTCGTCCAACCTTCTTGGCTTCCACAACGACGTCGTTTGCGTGTGGAAGAAGAAGAGCTTGGTAGCCATTTGGCATTTTTTAAGATAGGTGAATTTCATCCCTCGGTTATCAGTGCATAGGACTAAattcatccttttttttttttttttaagtatagaaACTAAATTGGTCAATTCAAAACTATAATATATACTCTATAGGAATTAAAACCAAGCACAAAaaccaaaaatgtattttatcttctttttattttactgtGTTTTACGATTAGTAGATTTGATGAAAGTGCATGAAATTTTAGGAATATCATTGTTTTCATGGATGCTCTTAAATATTTGTCTTGATTTTTTAAGAGCAACAGGGGCCTTTGAAAAGTcgtttccttcttcttctaggGTTTGTCATTCATCacactctttttccttttcaatcaCACCAACAGAACACAGGCTTTAAGGTAATACTATACTAATACCAATTTAGGGAAATCAATGTTgatgaatttatattttcttttttagttgtttttttaatatttgaaaagaaaatagtagtgtgtaagtaatataaaatcttttacatTGAAATCCTttcatgattattttaaaagacttaGTTTTGCcccctatttttattattcccgttgtaccaaaaaaaaaaatcttttcacGCTGCATGAAAATTAGattcattgtttttttcttttcttaaaagaaaaatgtaaatgtAGAGAGGGCAAGAAAGTAAAGTGAAGTCTATTAAACTTTTATGGGTAAATTACATACTTCATTATACATTTGgtttcttaattataattaaaagttaaattaaatcctttatttattaaaaaattcaatcaggttatttaattatttaaaaaaccttAAAATTGTATTCTTAAGTTAAGAATTTTGACGGTTTAAATtacaagtaataattttttaaccgttacaaattacaaaaataaaagataaaaaaaaatctgacaCTAACCAAATTCATGTTATTCCAATTTAAACCCAAAAACAAAGCAACAAATCTCAACAACACAAATGCACTAGAATGAGTTTAACAAAGTCAAATAagcacaaatta
It contains:
- the LOC100789449 gene encoding pentatricopeptide repeat-containing protein At1g66345, mitochondrial — protein: MNLVLCTDNRGMKFTYLKKCQMATKLFFFHTQTTSLWKPRRLDDSVVTALCKSFREGRSWESITQEFRSLHLNDSSVEHVLSQLTDAKAALRFFHWAAKRNNDNNTFHHTTRSYTITINLLLTSNSLTDSRALLESLATRNTDPGAARAVAASLLDTYHAVSTSVALLAVNLLIQTYAKAKLTDVAFDLCRYVEEERGFSSSVSVVSFNVLLHALQRSEKCGGSVWEVYEFMIRRRAYPNATSLRIMIDAICKEGELQKIVDTVDRIIVGNNDCSRSRFRSPAMIVNCGLMLRILGKGRVAKSESDDVVVLLKRLLQKNLLHEKVVYSLVVHAKVVFGDLDYAWGFYLEMVQRGFEGNAFVYTLFIGAFCREGRVGKAIGLLREMQGKGLRPYGETFEHIVVGCAAAEDSEQCVSFFEEMVRVGFVPACMVFNKVVERLCEKGKVEKANGMLTVLLEKGFLPNDVTYAHLMQGYARKEEVQEVLKLYYEMEYRCVSPGLSVFGTIVQCFCRCGKVEDAEKYLRIMKGRLVRPDVSVYQALIDGYMKKGESARALHLRDEMASLEV